The genomic segment CaacattgtcattatattaaaaCAAGTGATCTctataatgaaaaataagaagGGAGTTACAAGAGTGAACACTTGAAAGAACCTATACAAATACtcaaaaaatatacaataaacaaTATTTGCCtccctttaaatgttcattgcATTGAAACTGAGGACTGATGAAGTACTGAGGTGAGCTAACACAAATCTGTATCCTCTGGTCTGGTTTTACCAGTCCTCAAATGATGATGTGGCCTGTAAGGAAGAGGTATGAACTAGATGCAATGGCACTGTGGTGTATGTATAGCTATGAATGAAGTGTTTCCAGGTTCATTTTAGCACCATTTGAGAATATGTCTAAACTAGATATTGAAGCAAAGCCAGCTGGATTCCAGCTTTGTCTAAAGGaaccttgttttttattatcataaaCCTAATGCGATGTTGTCTGGGCATTATCTGCctgtttaaatcaaatttagctactttcaacaataaaaaaggTACTTGTCACCTGCTATTGTTCCTTCTTTTGATTTAGATCTATATTAAAGTTATATTAAAGTTCTTTCCTCTTCTCGTCTCTTCTCTTCTTACAATATTTCCCTGTATTTCTCAAATTTATCACTTTATATGGgttgattattttattatttttttagaaataatatATCTTTAGAGCAAATAAAACTATCTTGACAAAATTATGTTATAATATAGACTCTATAGCAACTACATACAAAAACAGCGTCTTTACGTCATTGTGAcattgctttttaattttttttttaacaatagcTAAATCTAATCTAAATTGATAGATTAAgttaataaagacaaacatcactTAGCATCCTTAAAACTGGATTacattcatgattttttttcttttataaaacatcATGTAAAAGGGTGGTAGCAGAGACTTGTGCctttttgtgttgcattttgaaCCGGTACTTGTCACCAGTTAACAGGAAAGACTGTTGGATAAAAACTGAAGCACCTTGACAGAGTGAGGTCTGGGATAAAGTAAACAGGAGGTCAGACGGAAATAGATTCATGGTAAAATGGATGATGAAATTGGAGGTATCAGTCATGGGTGCCAGCTGGAGAAATCAGCCGGCTCTGCTGGGTTTAgcttatgtgtatgtgtgtgtgcatgtgtgtgtgtgtgtatgtacgtGCGCCCCTTTAGCTGCCACTGCTGAGCATGCCCAGTAACTTGCTGGGGTCCATGCCCTGCTGCTGAGCCATCTTCTGCACGTCAAAGCCCATGTGCATAAGAAACTGAATGACATTCATTTCTTGTCCTGTGAACTGGTCTCGGATGGTCGGGCAGGTGGGGTTGCAATGAGGCCACGGGCAGCTATCAATCAGATGTACAGGGCAGGCTTTGGGTGGAGCCTTGTTGTTCCTGCTGTCGTGGAGGCTCCGGTCCCAGCAGTGCAGAGCACGGGGCAAAGAGGTGCCTTTAACTTGCACGTCAATCCAGTAACTAGAACACAACACAAGAGGGCACTGTCAGCACAAAAGTTACATACATGATACTGCCCTATGCGCGGAGGAGGAAAATAAAATCCTACTTACTTTCTGGTGATAACCTCATGTGACAGACATGCTGGAGCAAACATAGCCCtgaagggagaaaaaagaaacatagaaaaaaatcagactGAATCAGTGAAGTGATCTTTCTTAAAATTTCCTCCTGAAATGCAGAGATACAGCCTTACGGGACATCTTTAAGTGTATTCCTCAGCTCAATGCCCAGGTTCTGGATGTAACGCCACTGGCCTTCCTGCACAGGCTGGCCTGTTAGCTGGATGTTGTCAACTGTCAACTGTGCCTCATCAAACAACCACTGGACCACGAACACAGGGCCTACATGAGGATAGAAAAGTTGAAGATTATGCTCAGTCTAATTAATGTGTTATGAAATGTGTCCCCCAATCCCTTTGGGCTCATAAATGTGCAAATATATGTGTGCTAAAGAAATTCCCAAACTAACTTTTAATAGATGGGAAGACTCTATATCCAAAGAAGCAGTTCCACTCCTCCCCTTCATGGGATTGTCTGCACCTCTCTGGCACCACTCCTCCCCAGTACCTGACAGAGAAggttcagatttttattttaaaaaagtatatgAGACATGATGGGTATTTTAGAAGTTTAAATATCGGTTGCAAAATTAACatcattatttccttttttttcattattatccCATACTTAATGCCTCTTTTGATGGTCTCAGTCGGGGTACAGCTGACAGTGTCTACACAGTCTGTGCAGTGGTACTGCTTGTTGTCCAGGAACCAGCCCGAATCAGAGAGGCCTCGCACCTGAATCCCAGTGTGCCCCAATCcctccagcagctctgccaCACGATCTACATTCAGAAGAACTCCGGTACCTCCCGCACTGTGCACAGAAACATTACTTATTATTacataacaacaacaaatgagATGTGTCAGATTTTGACTTTCTAACCTAATCAAAGGGACATACCTGCTTCCTGCTAATAGGAGGACTTTTGCATTGTCTAAACCTTTGCTCAGCAGATCCTTCACAACCTCCTGAATAATTAGCGACCCCATGAAGGCATAACCACCTGAGCACAACAAACATAGGGAGCAgaactgtgaaataaaaattctttGATGACAGATTATTGTTTTGATCATGAGGATTTATTAATCTCTTACTCTGCTCTGTTTTAGCTGAAGTGCCGCTCCATACATCACTGGAACAGTATGGAATAAATCTGCACAAACAACATAAAGTTAAAGCTGCCAGCTGTGATTTCAAAATTGGGCatcaataaacacacaaacagaaatcaaCTTACACCATGTTTGCATTCCACCAGTGAGGGTTTTCCTCAGGTAGTGGCGACAGGATCCCTGTGCCTGCAGAGACAGATCAACATGTATCATTAGCCATCCTGGCTCCCCCCAGACACATCCTCCTCTTACTCATCATCATTACCAGATGGATTATAGTTATTACAGTGCAATGACAGACGGAAGCATCTTTGTTCATAGCAGAGGGCGCCAGGTAACTTTATTCTGCAGAAACATTATGACTGGGTACTGGTTTTAAATACACTGTATATGAGCATGCATACATCCGATCTCTTTTTAATGGGAAAGCATTGAAGTTATATCGTTTTTTTAACCTTGTGGGGGAGATTTGCAACAGGACATACACAGCATAATTGTTATTTGAGTGGAGTGAACGGCACAAACTAGCTAACCTGTTTTAGTTTGGGGCCATTTGGACGAGCTCATCAACCTCCTCATGGTTTCATATCGGCTGTCACAGTTCTCCTTGTTGAAGCAGTACCAGCCACCTGAAAAcagatccaaaaaaaaaaaaaaaaaaacacaacatggaTAACTTCTTCCAAAACTTGATCCTTGATGTTAATCATCTGAATAtaaaaaattgaattaaattagtTAAGTTAGTCAAAAATACTCACCCTCAAGGAAAATCAGCCACCGCCTGCTGCCTCGAGATTCTTTCAGGTAgtacctgaaaaaaaaaaaaaaaacaaaaaaaaaaaaaacagagaaatcagCTTGTTTTAGCAAGCATTTGAAACATGTTTGGGTTGTTTGCAAATATCAAAATTATGACTATGTTTCTAAATTCGTCATAGTTTATCTCACCCTGCCTGCATAAAAATCTATCTGCACATCAATGTGATATGGTCTCATTCCAAGACTTTGATGCACtaaacattgtaaaataataCCCTCACTCTGTCAATGTCAGAGGTGGCATTCAAGCATAAGATATAAACACATATGACATCACTGATTCAACATGAACAATGATGTCCTGTTACTTTGTTAACAGCCTTCTCTAAAAATTGACAGAAAGAAAACTCGCCAACATAAATCTACTGAGCGGACAGAGGAGAACAATGAGCTTGTGTGTATTTCCTGCACTGTGGAAAGTGATACAGAGATCGAACTGGAGATAAACATCATCCAGTCCCGTATCTTGTTTGTGCTGTACAGCCGGTGGAGTTTACTTCAAGAACAGGTAATGTACCATCATCTTTTCACGCTTACACACAGGATGGATAAAATCAAGGCCCCCACCTAAAggtacaacaaaataaataaaacatctacaCAGCATTTTCCTTGTGCACATGTTGAAACGCACATGCGCTTTGGGGATTGTAAAGTGAATCTGAGGCATTATTTTAGCTGCAGATTGATAGTTTGAGAAGTTAATGCATGCTGTAAAAAGTGAGAAGTGTGCTATATGCTTTTGCTCCAGAAGAGGGCAACGTTATTGTGAATCCCCCATGATGCCAGATGCATTTTTTGACAAATGCATCATTGTTGTTTTGGCCAAACTGAACACTTCTGTTGTGCAAAGTAGTTTAAACCAAAGTAAAACGTGCCTCTTAGTGTGTCTATGCGTATCAATGACTCAGCTGGATAAGATGAAGAAtacatttcagttattttaagttGACTGCAACTCTCTGCTTCATGTTCAGACACTGAAACATACTTTGGCTTCAGTTCatgttttacacttttactGTGAGCCACAGTCAATGATGCAGGCTGAAGGCCCTGCAGTCTACTTCCAAATAACAAAGTGGAGGTATTCTTGGCAGTATAAACAAGCCAAAGCAGCAACAGTGCTACATCAATCCACTCATTCTTAACAAGTGCATGACCAGGAGGCGAATCACTCAGTTCGACCATTTTCATCCAGTGAATTGAAGGTCGCATCTATGTGGTTGTATTTGCAACGGTGACAATACATCTACAAAAAGCTGTTAGATGGATTAGCATCCTGACTGATATCAGCCACAGTGAATGAAAAGGCCATCTGCCAGTCACTGTTCCCTCCGCTTGTCCTCATGCTGTGTCTCTAAAGAGCTAAGAGCTTTACTCTGCCAGCAGACAGCTTTCTCTACATGGTACTTTGGGGTTTAACAGGAATTAGACAGGATTCTAAATCCATAAAGAGACATGTATATCAAGCCCTATTTCAGTCAAGTTGATCCATCATCAAACTGCTCTGAGACTGGTTCTCACCCACAATAACAAACTATCAAACAAACCCCCTGATGTGATGCTGATGTAAGCATTGGTAttctttaaaggattttttttatttaatactgaACACTACAAATGATAATAACTACACATGCTCACCATATTATTCAGCAGTGCTTTCAAATATGGTAGTATAGGTGATTCCTAACTGTGGCACAGATGGGTGATAAGTGTGGAAAAACAATATTCTTGTAATGAGTGAACACAAGTATACACACTTGTAAAGACACAATTTAATCACAAATACTTAAAATGATTTTCCCCTTTTTGCCCGATAATCAGATTAACTCGCAAATTTGCTCCCGTCCCTTACATCATCTAAATGCCTTGTTTATGTATTAAGTAGTTGAACAGACTATAGATCTGtataagatattttttttcctttagtaaGAAAATGGAGCTCGCCAGTTTAGTTCACTGcaatcaaataaagaaaatagctACAAATGACATCAGAtaagtaaataattaattaaatataaatggaTACAATGAAGCATCCCAAATCCACGGTATGTGTGCAGAcatcaaagaaaatgaaacagaaaacgATGGGGATGGGCGGGGGTctaaaaaacttaaatctaaGTTTTCTGCAGAGCAAATCCTGCATTCTAATTTGAAGCAAAGGAAATGAAGCATAGGCCATGTGGCTCTCCGCAAATTTCACGCTCCACTGACGCGAAGCAGCTGTCCAGTTATCTATCCAGACTTGGCCACAGTCTGTGTTAGGACACTGCTTTTTTTCATGTCGTTTTCcaaattgtgttatttttctgtttaaatataaaatcgTCATTTGGAAGCATTTGTAATTTACTATCCTAAATACCGAGAGACGTTATGGGGACAAGGACCTTTGTACTAGGTAGAGATACATGTGAATTACTGCGAGCAGGAAGATGTCCAGAACTGACCAGGAGAACGAGGTTTATTCTGCTTAAGTAAAATAACTGTGCATATCTGCACAGGAGCCCCTTCACTGACCTGTCAGGTGATTCTCTCACATTGGGACCAGAACATCACATCGTTGCATACATGTTCATTGTGTGTCGGTACATACCCTGCGGGACTCCCGTCGTTGCAGGTGACTGATGTATTCTCCAAAAAGTTCAGCTTCATGTCGTAGTCTAGCTTCTGCGCCGAGCACGGGTAGAGGGATTGCGCAAGGTTCTTCACTTGAGTCATGAAGTTATCCATGTTCTCCTCCACGGCGGTGAAATCCAGAGGGAAGCTCTCCGTGGTATCACCTCGGTCCGCCCGGTGTGTGGGAGGTGGTGGTGCGCGTCGTGGTTGTGGATTGCGGCCACCTCGAAACCTCCGTGCGCAAAGAGCGCCGGATTGCATCAGGACCACCAGCAGCACCGATAAAACCATTTTCATCGCTGTCATCTTAGATGATAAACGTCCTTCCTCCAAATACAACGTCTTGTTAGGGATACAGACAATTTTCTTGATGGAGCGGAGAAACAAGCAGCGATTACGCACGAGTTCAAAGACGCTACAACACTTGTCTGCTCCCCAAAACGTAAATTTAAAcgtaaaatattaaataaatgtaaaagtttcTCTGCAGTCTATTACAGTTATCTGTAGAATTTGTTTCTGTGTAATTCAAACTAAGAGTGCGACCACAAGTTTCTTCTCCTCCGTCTAGAAAGCCCCACTCAAGCGCTTCTGAACCAAGCGCACAAGGTTGAACGACAACACTTGTGCCATGCTCTTGTATTTTATTCAAACTTTCCCCCCTTGTGTGTCCATCCAGCCAATCGCAGGAGCGGGGCAGGACTCAGGGCATGATCAAGCGTGGCAGACTACCCCCCTTTTTAATTTATAGAGGGAAAAAATGTCCATGCGTTGGTTCTTTTGATCCgcaatgttttatttgatgtgGTGGCTTTTATTGGCCTTGAAATGCCCATTTCCCATTCTACCACAAATTTATGAAGTGAGAATACGCATCTTGTTACACACTTGCCTGAAAAGCAAgtggagaaaaaacacaaactaaactgTTGCAGAATTACAGCAAAATTtgggcagaaaaaaagagaatttagATACTGACACTTCTGTCGtctcttcctgtttttctttttaattattattatttgttataataTCAGTCTCTTCTTTTTGCAGATTCCAATTCACACTAGTTGAGatgctctcttcttcttcttctttttttttaaaatccagacTGGGCCTCCAAAGATCAAAGCAACCATCACTCTTTTCTCCCCCCTTTTCGCCTCCTCCCTCCCTTTTCAGTCTTTTCCAAACTTCCCTGCTCTGCTGTATATTTTAAGTCGAGCAGAGCATCCTGATGGGAAGCCAGCTTTTTAACACAGGAATGCCTCGTTACGGTTGAGGTAGGCTTCCCTCTAACAACCTTTCAATTTAAGGACACTTTTAAGTCCAAGTGTGGCTCATGGGACAAAAGTGATCATTTATGATGGTATTTTGctcaatttgtttttgtttctaacTCAGTCTACACATGagggaaaagaaaatcattagaTTAAGAACTGAGCATTGCAAGGATTTGTGAATTATATAAATTTCTTTTGGACAGTTTTTGTGCTACATCCTATTAATCAAAGAGGATTtttgtgaactttttttttatgagtatGCGTGGTTCTGAAGCAGTTTTGATTAAAACAGCTTATTAATCAATACTGTGTCAGTGTTTTGGCTGCTGGACTAAAGAGAGCCGCAGGAAAATTATATTACGAAATATCACATATTTGTGAGAAAATCTCTTCATGTGGATTCATTTTGATTATGAATGAAAAATCTTATGtacaggaaagaaaaatcaataaagtTAGATTCTGTATCTGGCACTATGGAGTCAAATTTATTGCATTTCTTTAGCCTTTTTTAACtgatatattttcatattaaaatTATCATTATTGCAATGTGAACGTatattaaaatggaaaatattattatacatgcacaaaaccataaaaaaacacCCTCAGTCAGTGTAACCCCATCAGTTTGCCCAAATGATGTCAAACTGTCATGAACAGGTAAGATAGATATGAAGTCACCAGCAGGACTGATGGTATTCATTGGTAACTTCAAACACATGCTTATATAGATTAAAACATGTGGTAGGGCCCAGGAGGAGATGCTCTGTCACAGATTGAGTCTAGTCACTTTGACCCATACCTCCCTGTTTTTATCACACGTCATCTTCAGAAATGTAACCCTTAAATCACTTGCAGATGGATGCTGGCCTCTGACACACCAACACAAAGCGATGCTGTGGCGCTGAAATGCTCTCTGAAAGACAAAGTGTGAGCTGCAGATGCTCACATGTCAAGGAAACTGACTGTATAAAGAACATGAAGGACTCCGAACTGTGTGAGTCTTAAAGTTCGAAACTCTGGTTTGCTCTGCTACTGTTGTATGcacagtgatttttttctttcttccatgCACCTTGTTTGAACTCAGAGCACTAAGCCTTTCTGGCTTTCGCTAGTAATTCTCTCTCTCCCCTTTTCCCTTCACCTTCCATCCTATTTGTGTAGCATAGACGCAAATTTAACCATGCAAGTCTGAATGGATTAATCTTAGAATTAGGTCATTTGAAAATGACCCAGCTGTTCTGATGGCAGTCCCTCAGAAGTGCCCCCATGGCCCCCATCCCAACTCCAGGCCTCCTGTGAAAGTCAAAGCTTGTCTTTCATCTCCAATCAGTTGCATGTGCCCTCACAGATCCACAGGTTTTACTGCTTAAGTCTGGGCTGGCAGCATTGATCATGTGACCACTGCCTTTGCCCGGCTTTTAGACACATCATTGCTCTGTGAGCCCCTCGCTGTATATGCATCCTAGTGCTTCAGCTCGCACATCCCCATCGTCCATCT from the Melanotaenia boesemani isolate fMelBoe1 chromosome 2, fMelBoe1.pri, whole genome shotgun sequence genome contains:
- the notum1a gene encoding palmitoleoyl-protein carboxylesterase notum1a encodes the protein MTAMKMVLSVLLVVLMQSGALCARRFRGGRNPQPRRAPPPPTHRADRGDTTESFPLDFTAVEENMDNFMTQVKNLAQSLYPCSAQKLDYDMKLNFLENTSVTCNDGSPAGYYLKESRGSRRWLIFLEGGWYCFNKENCDSRYETMRRLMSSSKWPQTKTGTGILSPLPEENPHWWNANMVFIPYCSSDVWSGTSAKTEQSGYAFMGSLIIQEVVKDLLSKGLDNAKVLLLAGSSAGGTGVLLNVDRVAELLEGLGHTGIQVRGLSDSGWFLDNKQYHCTDCVDTVSCTPTETIKRGIKYWGGVVPERCRQSHEGEEWNCFFGYRVFPSIKSPVFVVQWLFDEAQLTVDNIQLTGQPVQEGQWRYIQNLGIELRNTLKDVPAMFAPACLSHEVITRNYWIDVQVKGTSLPRALHCWDRSLHDSRNNKAPPKACPVHLIDSCPWPHCNPTCPTIRDQFTGQEMNVIQFLMHMGFDVQKMAQQQGMDPSKLLGMLSSGS